The DNA sequence ATGCTTCCGAATGACTATTTCTCATAGTTCAGTGACTGGGAGGGCTTCATTCCAGGGGACCACACCCTGATAACAGGCAAAGCCCACACCCCATTAGCCACCAGGGCTGACACAGGAAAAGGGCTGAGGCTGAAACATCATGACTGACATCAGAGTCTGTACAATGTTTCTGTAAACCACTCCCAAGGGGTCGGAGTCTCAGTAGTGCCAGTGGGGCAGGACTTTGAGGAATACCTGTGGCTATAGAGTGAAGGGTGGCTGGGGTCACCTCCACGTGGTCTAGAAGCTATCTACTATAATCTTCAGCAGACCAAATACCTCACCCATGGGGAGTCAGGACTGAAGCACAATAAGGCCTCAGATAGAAGGCAGTCCACAGCTGGGATCCTAAGGGAAACCACCTTAGAGTGCAGCCACATCTTCATTCTTATGAGAGCAAAGTCTTTAACAGAACTTTCCCTTTGTAGTAGCAGTCATTTCATGTAGGTTCAGTAAATGGGGAAAGACCTGGACACAAAGAGAGGCCACTTAATGGTTCGTTTCCAGCTCTGGCAAAGGGGATTTGGTTACTTTTGGGCTTACAATAATTCAACTCCAATATGAAGGATTACAAACTCGAGGGCTCTGTCTCACCATCACAATATCAAAACCTGAGGACacataatcaaaatgaaaatgcaggCTCTAAACTGAAGGATGAAGCCCAAAAAAGAGGCTTTCTCCCTGTTTCCCAGCAGGGACCCCACCTTCAAGGTCAGTCTCTGGGCCCTCAGTCCCTCCAGAATACTGTGCCCGCCTCCAATGAGGTCATCCATGCCATGGTGAATGTTCTGGAGGGAGGAGTTAAACTGCAGTGATTCATCCATGGGTATGGTGGTGTCAGAGTCCTGTGAAAGAAACATGGGCACTTAATTAGCTTTGCCTGCTAGTCACTCCTTGAGGTACTTCTGCATCTGACTGCCCTGCCTTTTGGCAAAAGCTAAGCCAGAACAGCCAGAGTCTAAAACGGTGCAAGAACGAGAGACCCCAATAGGgaagagaaagcaaagcaaaggtgGTAGAAGTCTCTGTTCACACAGAAAAGGAGGAAGTTTTCTCAGAATTGTGACTCTTCAAATGAGTTTCATTACACAAGCACTGTTAGTTTCTGTGTATCATCTTCCCACTGAGGAAAAGCTATTCCTTCAAGATCTCACTGGGTGTCTCCTGAAGCTTTCTCTGAATCCTCACTAAGACAGCTGTCCCAAGTGTTCCTTTACTTGGCTTCCCCTTAATGCGGCATTAAATGTTTGCTTTTGGTCTTTAGCTATTTTATCTATAGCTTATCCCCCTGATTAGACTGAGACTAAGGATCAAAGAGACCATGCTTTCTATTGAAGGCCTAAGGGTGTTCAGGATGGGAATACACTCCTGAGCAGGCAAGAAAAGTTTGCTAAAGaaacaaagggagaaaaataaagaatacaggtTGAGTagcccttatctgaaatgcttagaACCAAGTATCTCAGATTTCAGAGATTTTTCAGATTGGAATATTAACATAGATGTTACCAGCTGAGTagccctaatctgaaaatctaatTCAAATTTCTAATTTCAACTTGTACTGATCAAGTACTTTCCACTTCAAAAGTTCACTATTCTAAAATCACTCAATTCCCATTCTATGAAGTAGTTACTCTAACTTTCcccattttacatatgaagaaagtgaggctcagagagctAGAATAACTTGTctaagatcacacagctggtaagaaATCCAGTAGGGCAGAAATACTGGTAGTGAGTGCAGGGCCTGCTCTTAACCATGTTATAGAAAGAAACACCAAGTTCAAATCTGTTGGCTTTCCTTTCACACTGGAAGTGGGCAGGAGCCAGTCATTGCCAGCTGTGACACggttcccttctccttcctgccttctgaCCAGCAAAAACTCCTGCCAAGAGCACTGTCTTTACCACCTAAATGCCAGCTTCCATCAGCACAAAGAAGTTAAatctccttttctctgcttctgaaGTTCAGATACATTTTTCAGTCATTGCTGCTAACATGGGAGTACCTCAAAGGGAAGAGTCAGGTTTATTAATATTCGCATGATTCTACACACAGCTGGCGCTCATTAAGTCAAAAGACTCTAGTGTTTAAGAAAACCATGGgcagaaggcatggctcaagtgatagagcacctgcctagcaagcatgaggccctgagttcagaacccCAGAAAGgccattcctcaaaaaaaaaaaaaaaaacccaaaaaactgctGCAtgcagtagctcacatctgtaatcccagctactcaaaggcagagatcaggaatatcacagtttgaggccagtcccagcaaaaatttagtgaaacccccatctcaacaaatgagccagGCATATTGACACATGCTTGTGATCCCACTAGGCGGGAGGTGTAGAtatgattgcagtttgaagccagccccaggtaaaatGCTAGATCTTgctgaaaaataacgaaagcaaaaaagggagctggacagagcacttgtctagcaagcacaaggccctgttcaaactccagtcataaagaaaaagaaagaaatagaaaaaaaaagaaacaggaaaaaaaaagaaaatcaaggagAACTGTCCCTTCATTTATTTGACAAGTACTTAGTGAATGCTATTTTTATACAAATACCTTCCCACACAAAAAGGTTTGGCTGATAGACCATTATCTCTCAGAAAAacgtattaaatatattatagctCCAGATGGCAAAATGACCAGGAAGAAGTTTCATTTGGCAAGTCAATATTTATTAAGGGCCTATGTATAGACAGCATCACATCAGGCTGGCAAGCAACAAAATAACCCTAAGAGATCATCCCCTGGCCTAAAAAAGGCCTGAATGCAACATCTTAACTATCAAAAGCCCATGCAATGTTTTTTGTATGTCTTATGGTACAACTGTAAATTGTTAATCATCATGACCTAACTGCGTGCTCTGGAAAAATGACAACTATGCAGGCCCATTCCAAAACACCTGGAGAAATGTACTGCATTGCATGGATGGAGCAATGAGTTATACCTCTGCAAAGTGACAGGCTTAGAGAGCGAACACCTCTTTAGAAATTAAACCCCTCtgtaagaaacaaaatacaaaaaaccaaaacccacctCATGTGGTGGAACATtacaaaagacacagaaaagacCGGTGCGTTCTACAGCCACATGCAGGGAATAACCCTGAGACTAGAAGGCAGAGACAATGGCTTCTGAAAAATCAAACCATCAGGCCATTTTCAAACAGACTCAAGTCAGGCAGTCCATCAAATACTAAACATCTGTTAACAATTCCTCCAAACTGCTGCTCAGACTAGgggcaaaaatattttaatgcatcTGCCACTGGAACCACACACATACTGCACAATGGCAACTGCCCCGAGGCAGCTTTGAAATGCTGCCTCTACAAATGGTCTAAATTTTAATCATCTGGGTCTATCTGATCACAAAAACATTTCGACCATGTGAACTTCCACCTCTATAGCAAACCAGTTAAACCAGGTAATTTTCACCTCTGCTCATTCCCTCAATTTAACTGCTTCCTTTTCAGGTTTTGTGTTGGAAAGAGAAATTCCTTGTCTGGGTCTAGTCTCAGTGGCCATGCACAAAGTCCCCTGTCATTTCCAGCTGGTCTCTTCCTCATTAGTTAGCTTCAGGCTCACCTAAAAGGTGAATCTCAGCAATCTGCACTAAGCCCTGACACCTGTCAAGTGCCTATTCAGTGTCTGGCTTACGTTAGTGGTGAAGGTACGAGACAGAAGCTCCTCTCGCTGTCTCTCTTGCTGCTCCCTGGCATAGCGCCGGTGCTGGAAGTTTCTGAGAGCAGTCTGCAGGTGCTGGACATCATACTTCAACTGGTCAACACGACTGGAATTGATGAAGAGAAAGATTAAGTTCCAGGAACCCAGGGAGGCACAATCTGGGGCAGCTAGGCTTTGTACTCAGAAAAGACATTTCCTTACTTCTCCTCACACACCACCCCATGCCATCCCCAGAAATCTTATGTTGCTCAATGATGTATGTTGCTCAATGATGTTGAAAGTAAAGATAGTAGCTCAAGGTTCAAGTGAATGGTAACATATACAATCCCAGGAGCTGCACTTAAATATCTGCTGGTCTCTGATTCTGGATGCATGTCAGGGAACAGGTGAAAGGAAGCAGGTTCAGTGACCCCTTCCTGACCTTCTTATGGATTACATCTCTCTTTGAAGTAAAGCATCAATGAAGTTTCATAAAACTTTTGGGGGCATGGGATGGGGGTGGTTTCATTCGAATTTCATGGTAGAGTATCAAACATTAGATCACTATTTCATTATAAATAGACTGACTGAAGTGATTAAGAGCACAATTTCATTTCAATTCAAAAACTAGGTGGGACCCAAACAGCAGAGCCAACCTCCCCGGCAGCATTAAGGCTTCAAGTGGTCAGGGGTCTTGTCAGAAAAAGAGAACTAAAGGCAAATATGCAGAATGATACCAAAGAGGGAAAGGAATCACAGGCTCTGTGCCACAAACCCCACAGGCTTTTGATTTTGAGGTACCACTGAGAAACAACTATACCCTTCTGGGGAACTTTCTCTTTTGCATAGTCTTAGTTTTTCAGTATGTACATGGATTTTCAGAATGTCCCATAGCCTCCCCTGGGAAAAAGAACTGCCATGAGTATGAGGTATCAGAACCCATGTCAGAGGTCAGCACTCACAGTTTGGCATTCTGCCTTTTATTAGGTGGTTCCTTGCTCGACAAAATCTCCAGACGTTCTAGACGGCTGAATATCTGGTCTATGCTTGCTTGGATTTCGTTTTCTACTActgcacaaaagagaaaaaagaataattgcTGGAAAAGAGACAGTGAACTTAAATTAGAATGATAAATCAAACATATTTTTCCATATCCAATAAACTAAaaaacattatttcaaagggaaaaaaatttgtaCACAAACGGGTGAAAAAAATTCAAGGTATACTGTAAATATTTcaaactatatgtatatatgtgcatatatgcatacacacacacaaacacacacaaactgcCCATAGCTGTTAATAACATAACAGCggcaggtttcttttttttttttttttaagctgaagGAAGATCTATAGAAATGCATTTCCTACCTTTCCTACCTttggaaaataaacatttaaaggtTGCCTGAATAGTATCTTTAGTTAAATTTTCtgatatagattttttttttttttaagattagttTCAAATATGGATTATAAAGACTGCCAATTGAATTCCCTAAAGTAGTgaggtgtttttttaaaaaaaagcataaaagagaagattagcatggaaAGATACAAAAGAGCTCCTTTAAGACTTTCTGTAAGAATGGGTGGGCCAGGCTATGTTGGAGTCCTCAAAATAGACCACATATCAGTAGGAAAGGCCCAGGAAAGAATCCAGAGGTAAGA is a window from the Castor canadensis chromosome 11, mCasCan1.hap1v2, whole genome shotgun sequence genome containing:
- the Gosr2 gene encoding Golgi SNAP receptor complex member 2 isoform X1, with product MEPLYQQTHKQVHEIQSHMGRLETADKQSVHLVENEIQASIDQIFSRLERLEILSSKEPPNKRQNAKLRVDQLKYDVQHLQTALRNFQHRRYAREQQERQREELLSRTFTTNDSDTTIPMDESLQFNSSLQNIHHGMDDLIGGGHSILEGLRAQRLTLKGTQKKILDIANMLGLSNTVMRLIEKRAFQDKYFMIGGMLLTCAVMFLVVQYLT